In the Girardinichthys multiradiatus isolate DD_20200921_A chromosome 4, DD_fGirMul_XY1, whole genome shotgun sequence genome, one interval contains:
- the drd4b gene encoding dopamine receptor D4b, with amino-acid sequence MSDNFTDLINESLPAAQVAHHNFPALIFGIPLIITVIAGNVLVCLSVYLEKALKTTTNYFIVSLAFADLLLAVLVLPLFVYAEFQGGVWTLNMMICDGLMTMDVMLCTASIFNLCAISVDRFIAVSIPLNYNRKHVDYRQLILLSATWLLALAVASPVIFGINNVSNRNPRECKLEDNNYVVYSSVCSFFIPCPIMVLLYFGVFRGLKRWEEARKAKLRSSIEACRKLQQTSVVSGTLPPMMGTIPGALPMPLPRIIERDLAQSRMDDSGDCIQQEIPYPLQYRENSVPTVRFNQQHIKKRAKINSRERKAMRVLPVVVGCFLFCWTPFFVVHTMRALCLTCNIPDALMSTVTWLGYVNSALNPIIYTIFNTEFKKFFKKCFRSCC; translated from the exons ATGTCGGACAACTTCACCGATCTGATCAACGAGTCGCTGCCGGCGGCTCAGGTCGCTCACCACAACTTCCCAGCGCTCATATTCGGGATTCCGCTGATCATCACCGTAATTGCTGGAAACGTGTTGGTGTGTCTCAGTGTTTACTTAGAGAAGGCTTTAAAAACTACAACGAACTACTTCATAGTGAGTCTGGCGTTTGCGGATTTGCTGCTGGCGGTGCTGGTTCTGCCGCTCTTTGTTTACGCAGAG TTTCAGGGCGGCGTTTGGACCCTGAACATGATGATATGTGACGGTCTGATGACCATGGATGTGATGTTGTGTACTGCATCGATCTTCAACCTCTGTGCCATCAGCGTGGACCG gtttattgCAGTGTCCATACCTCTGAATTACAACCGTAAACACGTGGACTATCGTCAGCTCATCCTGCTCTCTGCCACCTGGCTTCTGGCTTTGGCCGTTGCCTCACCGGTCATCTTCGGCATCAACAATGTGTCGAACCGCAACCCCAGAGAGTGCAAACTAGAGGACAACAACTATGTAGTCTACTCATCAGTCTGCTCCTTCTTCATCCCCTGCCCCATCATGGTATTACTCTACTTCGGAGTTTTCCGAGGCCTGAAACGGTGGGAGGAGGCCAGGAAGGCCAAACTACGCAGCAGCATCGAGGCGTGCAGGAAGCTGCAGCAGACCAGCGTGGTCAGCGGCACTCTCCCCCCGATGATGGGGACCATCCCTGGGGCTCTGCCCATGCCCCTGCCTCGGATCATTGAGAGGGACCTGGCCCAGTCTCGGATGGACGACTCGGGAGACTGCATCCAGCAGGAGATTCCTTATCCTCTGCAGTACAGGGAGAACTCTGTACCAACAGTGAGGTTCAACCAGCAACATATCAAGAAGAGGGCGAAGATCAACAGCAGGGAGAGGAAAGCTATGAGGGTCCTACCTGTTGTTGTAG GCTGCTTCCTGTTCTGCTGGACGCCGTTCTTCGTGGTGCACACGATGCGAGCTTTGTGTCTGACCTGCAACATCCCTGACGCCCTGATGAGCACCGTCACCTGGCTCGGTTACGTCAACAGCGCCCTCAATCCCATCATCTACACCATCTTCAACACGGAGTTCAAGAAGTTCTTCAAGAAATGTTTCCGGAGCTGCTGCTGA
- the cdhr5a gene encoding cadherin-related family member 5 isoform X1 gives MELKPKNQPVDVLLGCIVAFCFSTLCWAQRLCTVPPGPVMIPENNTADIQVVKITSNSDVTLSVSVNPEDLFYMKGNILMVKKGLDYESLSSPTLLVWVKCSKAGSRSVNESVEVLVENVNDNPPNFAQNHYVLDVNELTPVNLSVGLIEATDVDSEPLYYRLESATEKYFRLENINTPKILVRSILDYDVVQKISLVLHVQDTFNGSASNEPFFTSVAMITVQVKDVDNRPPWFQPCLRTTLGIAKLCVSSGYRGKVNLTEKEEGPLVLEPGPVFARDGDRNRSETISYRILRGNEGNIFQIDEDTGNITMTKAADIAGPIILTVLGSQVTNRDQFAVTQVTVEVMKKSRNPPRFEKERYEGFIYSNSVPESMILRDRSTNRPFRVRARDEDFASSVNPDMKYEVQYSSYVNVTPDGFVILKRVVKTESFALQLRAVDSITGEFGTAALSVQVIPAVAIPSPSNIGYRPGDMALLGLIMAALLVLSLIVIGFLISRLWKENTSLKKICECLGPCLWSNQPQSGHRDSLQFTNDGFQNESDPSRGGGKRWNNVILRRSTFPQPRSRIIPLERRSRHCSTCGVYSNHVTKGSPLAWRSRGDVDEYGMRSILSKQRRKEGQKTVWFKESEDSSDIEVEIIPDTVGRVEEETEEELEVEMEGVIRDPAAPLRDPEGEQENQSDEQSQQPDPGDTTSSEKGEQEEER, from the exons ATGGAACTGAAACCCAAGAACCAACCTGTGGATGTTCTGCTCGGATGCATCGTTGCCTTCTGCTTTTCTACTCTTTGTTGGGCTCAGAGAC TCTGCACGGTGCCTCCCGGCCCAGTGATGATCCCTGAAAACAACACGGCCGACATCCAGGTGGTAAAAATCACCTCGAACAGCGATGTGACTCTGAGCGTGTCAGTGAACCCAGAAGATCTGTTTTACATGAAGGGGAACATCCTGATGGTGAAGAAAGGCCTGGATTATGAG TCACTGTCCAGTCCAACTCTGCTGGTTTGGGTGAAGTGCAGCAAAGCTGGTTCCAGATCT GTAAACGAGTCTGTGGAGGTTCTGGTGGAAAATGTGAACGATAATCCTCCGAACTTTGCACAGAACCACTACGTGCTGGACGTGAATGAG CTCACTCCTGTGAACTTAAGCGTCGGACTGATAGAAGCGACGGATGTTGATTCAGAGCCGCTTTATTATCGCTTAGAGTCGGCAACT GAGAAATATTTCCGTCTGGAGAACATCAACACTCCAAAGATCCTTGTTAGAAGCATCCTGGACTATGATGTTGTGCAGAAGATCTCTCTGGTGTTACACGTGCAG GACACGTTCAATGGTTCGGCCTCCAACGAGCCGTTCTTCACCTCTGTGGCCATGATAACGGTGCAGGTGAAGGATGTGGACAACCGGCCCCCGTGGTTCCAGCCGTGTCTCAGGACGACCTTAGGAATCGCCAAACTTTGCGTGAGCAGCGGCTACAGAGGCAAGGTCAACCTCACCGAGAAGGAG GAAGGCCCGTTGGTGCTGGAGCCTGGACCGGTGTTTGCCAGGGATGGAGACAGGAACCGCAGTGAAACGATCAGCTACAGAATATTACGAG GAAATGAAGGGAACATATTCCAAATTGATGAAGACACGGGGAACATTACAATGACCAAAGCTGCAGATATCGCTGGCCCAATCATTCTGACAGTCCTG GGATCGCAGGTGACCAACAGGGATCAGTTTGCAGTGACACAGGTGACCGTTGAGGTGATGAAGAAGAGCCGGAACCCCCCCCGCTTTGAGAAAGAACGATATGAAGGATTTATCTACAGCAACTCCGTCCCCGAGAGCATGATCCTCCGAGACCGGAGCACCAACCGACCGTTCAGGGTCCGAGCCCGAGACGAGGACTTCGCAAGT AGTGTGAACCCAGATATGAAGTATGAGGTTCAGTACAGCAGCTACGTCAACGTAACCCCCGATGGCTTTGTGATCCTGAAGAGAGTGGTAAAGACAGAGTCTTTCGCCCTTCAG CTCCGAGCCGTGGATTCAATCACAGGAGAGTTTGGGACTGCAGCGCTCTCTGTTCAGGTCATACCTG CCGTGGCCATCCCCTCCCCTTCCAACATCGGCTATCGGCCGGGTGACATGGCGCTGCTCGGTCTGATCATGGCGGCTCTTCTGGTTCTCTCCCTCATCGTGATTGGCTTCTTGATTTCCCgcttgtggaaggaaaacacGAGTCTCAAGAAGATTTGTGAG TGCCTGGGGCCCTGTCTGTGGTCCAACCAGCCTCAGAGCGGCCACCGGGATTCCCTGCAGTTCACTAACGACGGCTTCCAGAACGAGAGCGACCCAAGCCGAGGAGGCGGGAAGCGCTGGAACAACGTCATCCTCAGGCGCAGCACTTTCCCCCAGCCCAGGAGCCGCATCATCCCCCTGGAGAGGCGGAGCCGCCACTGCTCCACCTGTGGCGTCTACAGTAACCATGTCACAAAGGGGTCCCCGTTGGCGTGGAGAAGCAGGGGGGACGTGGACGAGTACGGCATGAGGTCGATCCTGTCCAAGCAGCGCAGGAAGGAGGGCCAGAAGACAGTGTGGTTCAAGGAGAGCGAGGACTCCTCGGACATCGAGGTGGAGATTATCCCCGACACTGTAGGCCGGGTGGAGGAGGAGActgaggaggagctggaggtagAGATGGAGGGGGTCATCAGGGACCCTGCCGCTCCTCTGAGAGATCCAGAAGGAGAGCAGGAGAACCAGAGTGACGAGCAGAGCCAGCAGCCAGATCCTGGAGATACAACGAGCTCAGAGAAGggagagcaggaggaggagcgctga
- the cdhr5a gene encoding cadherin-related family member 5 isoform X2 translates to MELKPKNQPVDVLLGCIVAFCFSTLCWAQRLCTVPPGPVMIPENNTADIQVVKITSNSDVTLSVSVNPEDLFYMKGNILMVKKGLDYESLSSPTLLVWVKCSKAGSRSVNESVEVLVENVNDNPPNFAQNHYVLDVNELTPVNLSVGLIEATDVDSEPLYYRLESATDTFNGSASNEPFFTSVAMITVQVKDVDNRPPWFQPCLRTTLGIAKLCVSSGYRGKVNLTEKEEGPLVLEPGPVFARDGDRNRSETISYRILRGNEGNIFQIDEDTGNITMTKAADIAGPIILTVLGSQVTNRDQFAVTQVTVEVMKKSRNPPRFEKERYEGFIYSNSVPESMILRDRSTNRPFRVRARDEDFASSVNPDMKYEVQYSSYVNVTPDGFVILKRVVKTESFALQLRAVDSITGEFGTAALSVQVIPAVAIPSPSNIGYRPGDMALLGLIMAALLVLSLIVIGFLISRLWKENTSLKKICECLGPCLWSNQPQSGHRDSLQFTNDGFQNESDPSRGGGKRWNNVILRRSTFPQPRSRIIPLERRSRHCSTCGVYSNHVTKGSPLAWRSRGDVDEYGMRSILSKQRRKEGQKTVWFKESEDSSDIEVEIIPDTVGRVEEETEEELEVEMEGVIRDPAAPLRDPEGEQENQSDEQSQQPDPGDTTSSEKGEQEEER, encoded by the exons ATGGAACTGAAACCCAAGAACCAACCTGTGGATGTTCTGCTCGGATGCATCGTTGCCTTCTGCTTTTCTACTCTTTGTTGGGCTCAGAGAC TCTGCACGGTGCCTCCCGGCCCAGTGATGATCCCTGAAAACAACACGGCCGACATCCAGGTGGTAAAAATCACCTCGAACAGCGATGTGACTCTGAGCGTGTCAGTGAACCCAGAAGATCTGTTTTACATGAAGGGGAACATCCTGATGGTGAAGAAAGGCCTGGATTATGAG TCACTGTCCAGTCCAACTCTGCTGGTTTGGGTGAAGTGCAGCAAAGCTGGTTCCAGATCT GTAAACGAGTCTGTGGAGGTTCTGGTGGAAAATGTGAACGATAATCCTCCGAACTTTGCACAGAACCACTACGTGCTGGACGTGAATGAG CTCACTCCTGTGAACTTAAGCGTCGGACTGATAGAAGCGACGGATGTTGATTCAGAGCCGCTTTATTATCGCTTAGAGTCGGCAACT GACACGTTCAATGGTTCGGCCTCCAACGAGCCGTTCTTCACCTCTGTGGCCATGATAACGGTGCAGGTGAAGGATGTGGACAACCGGCCCCCGTGGTTCCAGCCGTGTCTCAGGACGACCTTAGGAATCGCCAAACTTTGCGTGAGCAGCGGCTACAGAGGCAAGGTCAACCTCACCGAGAAGGAG GAAGGCCCGTTGGTGCTGGAGCCTGGACCGGTGTTTGCCAGGGATGGAGACAGGAACCGCAGTGAAACGATCAGCTACAGAATATTACGAG GAAATGAAGGGAACATATTCCAAATTGATGAAGACACGGGGAACATTACAATGACCAAAGCTGCAGATATCGCTGGCCCAATCATTCTGACAGTCCTG GGATCGCAGGTGACCAACAGGGATCAGTTTGCAGTGACACAGGTGACCGTTGAGGTGATGAAGAAGAGCCGGAACCCCCCCCGCTTTGAGAAAGAACGATATGAAGGATTTATCTACAGCAACTCCGTCCCCGAGAGCATGATCCTCCGAGACCGGAGCACCAACCGACCGTTCAGGGTCCGAGCCCGAGACGAGGACTTCGCAAGT AGTGTGAACCCAGATATGAAGTATGAGGTTCAGTACAGCAGCTACGTCAACGTAACCCCCGATGGCTTTGTGATCCTGAAGAGAGTGGTAAAGACAGAGTCTTTCGCCCTTCAG CTCCGAGCCGTGGATTCAATCACAGGAGAGTTTGGGACTGCAGCGCTCTCTGTTCAGGTCATACCTG CCGTGGCCATCCCCTCCCCTTCCAACATCGGCTATCGGCCGGGTGACATGGCGCTGCTCGGTCTGATCATGGCGGCTCTTCTGGTTCTCTCCCTCATCGTGATTGGCTTCTTGATTTCCCgcttgtggaaggaaaacacGAGTCTCAAGAAGATTTGTGAG TGCCTGGGGCCCTGTCTGTGGTCCAACCAGCCTCAGAGCGGCCACCGGGATTCCCTGCAGTTCACTAACGACGGCTTCCAGAACGAGAGCGACCCAAGCCGAGGAGGCGGGAAGCGCTGGAACAACGTCATCCTCAGGCGCAGCACTTTCCCCCAGCCCAGGAGCCGCATCATCCCCCTGGAGAGGCGGAGCCGCCACTGCTCCACCTGTGGCGTCTACAGTAACCATGTCACAAAGGGGTCCCCGTTGGCGTGGAGAAGCAGGGGGGACGTGGACGAGTACGGCATGAGGTCGATCCTGTCCAAGCAGCGCAGGAAGGAGGGCCAGAAGACAGTGTGGTTCAAGGAGAGCGAGGACTCCTCGGACATCGAGGTGGAGATTATCCCCGACACTGTAGGCCGGGTGGAGGAGGAGActgaggaggagctggaggtagAGATGGAGGGGGTCATCAGGGACCCTGCCGCTCCTCTGAGAGATCCAGAAGGAGAGCAGGAGAACCAGAGTGACGAGCAGAGCCAGCAGCCAGATCCTGGAGATACAACGAGCTCAGAGAAGggagagcaggaggaggagcgctga